TGACAGAAGGATCATCACTGCTTCCTATGGGCGTGCATTTACAGACTCCATTCCCTCCATTGATGTCGAAGAAAGGAATCTTGATTCTATCATTGAGGAAATTGAACATTGGCTGTAAATACACGGTTGAAACCTGTTATACTGTATGAGTGAATATGAAAGTGGAAAGTAGTGAAAATATGGGTGAGAAAATTGAAATAATGTCGACAGTCACGGTCCAGCACACGCCCGATCTTTATAAAATTGTGGATGCGCTGAACAGGACATTGAAGCATCAGGATTTAATGTTCGGACTTGCACTGGATAAAAATGACGATAAAAAAGCTGTGTTTACGATTTACAGGACGTAGGTGAATAACAGATGAAAAAATGGATCCTCATTTTGAGTTCATGTTTCGCTGTATTTCTCACTACCTTAATTATCCTGTTTTTCATTGCCAGACATCCGCTTTCAGACCAGCTTAATCAGGCGGAAGAGATTGCCCGTTCCGAGTTTAATATCACTGTTGAAGATAGCTATCATTTTAACGGCAGTGAAGTATACTCTATTGTGAAAGGAACGGATCCGGAAGGGGAACAGCTGCTTGTTTTTATTCCGGAAAACGATGAGCTTGAGATCGAAATGAGACAGCTGGATGAGGGAATTGAAGAGGAGGAGGTTCTTTCAATGCTTAACGCTGAAGATGAACCCGCAAAGATCTTATCTTCAAAAATCGGATTTGAATCCGTTGGGCCTGTCTGGGAAATTGTTTATAAAGATCAGGAAGATACGTTGAACTATTATTACGTTAAATTTGATGATGGAGAATGGTGGAGAACCATTCGTAATTTATAAGGAGATGAACCGCTTTGATGAATGAGTTTTTAGCTGACAGAGTAAAAGTATTAACACCTTCGACGACCCTTGCCATAACAGCAAAAGCAAAAGAACTGCGTGCTGAAGGAAAAGACGTCATCGGACTTGGTGCCGGGGAACCGGACTTCAATACCCCTGATCACATCATTGAAGCGGCTTACGAATCAATGAAAGCAGGGCAGACAAAATATACACCTGCTGCAGGTACTGCTGAATTGAAAAAAGCGATTATGGATAAGTTCCAAAAAGATCAGCACTTAAGCTATGAGCCTGCTGAAATCTTTGTAGGCAGCGGTGCAAAGCATGTACTGTATAACCTGTTTCAAGCTGTGCTGAACGAAGGAGATGAAGTGCTGATCCCTACGCCTTACTGGGTCAGCTATCCAGAACAGGTAAAGCTTGCAGGAGGCAACCCTGTTTTTGTGGAAGGATTGGAAGAGAATGATTATAAAGTAACGGCAGAACAGATTAAAGCTGCTGCTACTGACAGAACAAAAGCTGTCATCATTAATTCCCCGAGCAATCCAACCGGTATGGTTTACACAAAACAGGAGCTTGAGGAGATTGGCAAAGCCTGTCTCGAGCTTAACCTCTTGATCGTGTCTGATGAGATTTATGAAAAGCTTTTATATGGCGGGACGAAGCATTTTTCTATTGCTGAACTGCTGCCTGAACTTAAAAATCAAACAATCCTTGTAAACGGGGTATCAAAATCCCATTCAATGACAGGGTGGAGAATTGGTTATGCAGCAGGAGACAAAGCCATTATTAAAGCGATGACCAACCTTGCTAGCCATTCAACTTCAAATCCTACGACAACGGCGCAGTTCGGTGCGCTTGCTGCTTATACAGGCACACAGGAGCCCGTTGAAGTCATGCGTCAGTCGTTTGAAAAGAGGCTTGAAAAAGTGTTTGATCAGGTAACGGCAATACCGGGCTTCAGATGTAAGCGACCTCAGGGAGCTTTTTATTTATTCCCGAATGTCATGGACGCAGCAAAAGCCTGCGGGTTTGAATCAGTGGATGATTTTGCTAAAGGCCTGCTTGAAAAAGCAAATGTAGCTGTGATTCCCGGTTCAGGATTTGGTGCACCGGAAAACATCCGCCTTTCCTATGCGACTGACCTGAACTCATTTGAGGAAGCGTTAAAACGCATCAGACAATACGTAGAGACGAATCAAAAGAATTAACGTGACAGCGCATTGAATCACACGTTGAACAACTGTATAATACGTAAAGGAAAATAACAGGCGGTTTTAACCGTCATAAGTCGTTGGAGGGAAACACTGTGAAGATATCAATTGCTCAGGCAGGAAGCTATGTCGGCCAGGAAGTGAAAATTGGCGCATGGCTTGGAAATAAACGTTCAAGCGGTAAAATCGCATTCTTACAGCTGCGTGATGGCTCCGGATTTATCCAGGGTGTGGTTGTAAAAAGTGATGTTGGAGAAGATATTTTTCAAAAAGCAAAAGGGCTGACTCAGGAATCTTCACTTTATGTGACAGGTGTAGTGAAAGAGGACACAAGATCTCCTTTCGGATATGAGCTTGAAGTCAAGGATGTTGAAGTGATTCATCAGGCTGTTGACTACCCGATTACACCGAAGGAGCACGGAACTGAGTTTCTGATGGACCATCGCCACCTGTGGCTGCGTTCAAACCGACAGCATGCCGTGATGAAAATCAGAAATGAAATTATCCGCGCTACTTATGAGTTTTTCAACCAGGAAGGCTTTGTAAAAGTGGATCCGCCAATCCTGACAGGCAGTGCGCCGGAAGGAACATCTGAGCTTTTCCATACGAAATATTTTGATGAGGATGCCTATCTTTCTCAAAGCGGACAGCTGTATATGGAAGCTGCTGCTATGGCGCTTGGTAAAGTTTTCTCGTTCGGACCTACATTCCGGGCAGAAAAGTCAAAAACACGCCGTCACCTGATTGAATTCTGGATGATTGAACCTGAGATGGCTTTTTATGAATTCGAGGATAACCTGAAGGTTCAGGAAGAGTATGTATCTTTTATCGTTCAGTCTGTATTGAAAAACTGTCAGCTTGAATTGACAAGACTCGGAAGAGATACTTCCGTCCTTGAAAAAATCAAGGCGCCATTCCCTCGTATTACGTACGATGCAGCGCTTGAATTCCTTCATGAAAAGGGCTTTGATGATATTAAATGGGGCGATGATTTCGGTGCGCCGCATGAGACTGCCATTGCAGAAGCATTTGACAAGCCGGTATTTATCACACATTATCCTACAAGCCTGAAGCCATTTTACATGCAGCCTGACGCTGAGCGGGAGGATGTAGTGTTATGTGCCGATCTGATTGCTCCTGAAGGTTATGGAGAAATCATTGGTGGTTCAGAGCGTATTCATGATCTTGAACTACTCGAGAAGAGAATTGAAGAACATAAGCTCGAGCCTGAGGCTTACAAATGGTATACCGAATTACGTAAATACGGTTCCGTACCACATTCAGGGTTCGGTCTGGGACTTGA
The nucleotide sequence above comes from Jeotgalibacillus aurantiacus. Encoded proteins:
- a CDS encoding YpmA family protein, whose product is MGEKIEIMSTVTVQHTPDLYKIVDALNRTLKHQDLMFGLALDKNDDKKAVFTIYRT
- a CDS encoding cell wall elongation regulator TseB-like domain-containing protein; translated protein: MKKWILILSSCFAVFLTTLIILFFIARHPLSDQLNQAEEIARSEFNITVEDSYHFNGSEVYSIVKGTDPEGEQLLVFIPENDELEIEMRQLDEGIEEEEVLSMLNAEDEPAKILSSKIGFESVGPVWEIVYKDQEDTLNYYYVKFDDGEWWRTIRNL
- a CDS encoding pyridoxal phosphate-dependent aminotransferase yields the protein MNEFLADRVKVLTPSTTLAITAKAKELRAEGKDVIGLGAGEPDFNTPDHIIEAAYESMKAGQTKYTPAAGTAELKKAIMDKFQKDQHLSYEPAEIFVGSGAKHVLYNLFQAVLNEGDEVLIPTPYWVSYPEQVKLAGGNPVFVEGLEENDYKVTAEQIKAAATDRTKAVIINSPSNPTGMVYTKQELEEIGKACLELNLLIVSDEIYEKLLYGGTKHFSIAELLPELKNQTILVNGVSKSHSMTGWRIGYAAGDKAIIKAMTNLASHSTSNPTTTAQFGALAAYTGTQEPVEVMRQSFEKRLEKVFDQVTAIPGFRCKRPQGAFYLFPNVMDAAKACGFESVDDFAKGLLEKANVAVIPGSGFGAPENIRLSYATDLNSFEEALKRIRQYVETNQKN
- the asnS gene encoding asparagine--tRNA ligase; this translates as MKISIAQAGSYVGQEVKIGAWLGNKRSSGKIAFLQLRDGSGFIQGVVVKSDVGEDIFQKAKGLTQESSLYVTGVVKEDTRSPFGYELEVKDVEVIHQAVDYPITPKEHGTEFLMDHRHLWLRSNRQHAVMKIRNEIIRATYEFFNQEGFVKVDPPILTGSAPEGTSELFHTKYFDEDAYLSQSGQLYMEAAAMALGKVFSFGPTFRAEKSKTRRHLIEFWMIEPEMAFYEFEDNLKVQEEYVSFIVQSVLKNCQLELTRLGRDTSVLEKIKAPFPRITYDAALEFLHEKGFDDIKWGDDFGAPHETAIAEAFDKPVFITHYPTSLKPFYMQPDAEREDVVLCADLIAPEGYGEIIGGSERIHDLELLEKRIEEHKLEPEAYKWYTELRKYGSVPHSGFGLGLERTVAWISGVEHVRESIPFPRLLNRLYP